A stretch of Comamonadaceae bacterium M7527 DNA encodes these proteins:
- the murF gene encoding UDP-N-acetylmuramoyl-tripeptide--D-alanyl-D-alanine ligase: protein MSVLQAQHPVALLAQLPNAVMVDQARVDDWLRNLPADSSVARVHSDTRSLQAADCFVALKGERFDAHSYLPQVSSAGVQVALASHGLAQANLAGAQVPDTRQALGQWAGLWRNTLDLPLIAVTGSNGKTTVTQMVASILRAAHGDKALATAGNFNNDIGVPLTLLRLRKYHASAVVELGMNHPGEIAGLAAMAKPTVALVNNAQREHLEFMHSVDAVAAENACVFGALASHGAAVFPSDDHYTHSWRDAVQALDRDCQVWTFSDKDQDATVFGKATWLGSAWSVQMITPMGELSTCVALAGQHNVRNALAAAACALASGVSLAAVDQGLKAFKAVSGRSRAALLRRGAQTVGLVDDTYNANPDSVQAALSVLAAMPAPRWLVLGDMGEVGEQGLAYHQEVLQTALGAGIERIDVAGDWWQQVVQQAGPTQSLVQWHANVDELAKAAPQLGGQAASVLVKGSRFMRMERVVQSLEHAWPTEGPADTEQQEGAAHAA, encoded by the coding sequence ATGAGTGTCTTGCAGGCCCAACACCCAGTGGCGCTGCTGGCGCAGTTGCCAAATGCCGTCATGGTTGACCAGGCGCGCGTGGATGACTGGTTGCGCAACTTGCCCGCTGATAGTTCTGTCGCGCGTGTGCACAGCGATACGCGCAGTTTGCAAGCTGCCGATTGCTTTGTAGCCCTGAAAGGCGAGCGTTTTGACGCGCACAGTTACTTGCCACAAGTCAGCAGCGCTGGCGTGCAAGTCGCATTGGCCAGCCACGGTTTGGCCCAGGCCAACCTGGCCGGTGCACAAGTGCCAGACACCCGACAAGCCCTGGGGCAGTGGGCTGGCCTGTGGCGCAACACCTTGGACTTGCCGCTGATTGCGGTCACCGGCAGCAACGGCAAAACCACGGTGACGCAAATGGTGGCGTCCATATTGCGCGCAGCGCATGGCGACAAGGCCTTGGCAACTGCAGGCAACTTCAACAACGACATTGGTGTGCCTCTGACGCTGCTGCGCTTGCGCAAGTATCACGCCAGTGCTGTGGTTGAGCTGGGCATGAACCACCCCGGTGAAATAGCTGGTTTGGCTGCGATGGCCAAGCCTACCGTGGCCTTGGTAAACAACGCACAGCGCGAGCATTTGGAGTTTATGCACAGCGTCGATGCGGTCGCTGCAGAAAACGCCTGCGTGTTTGGTGCGCTGGCCTCGCACGGCGCCGCCGTGTTTCCGTCTGACGACCATTACACCCACAGTTGGCGCGATGCCGTGCAAGCCTTGGACCGTGACTGTCAGGTGTGGACGTTCTCGGACAAAGACCAAGACGCCACCGTATTTGGCAAGGCCACATGGCTGGGCTCGGCATGGAGCGTGCAGATGATAACGCCAATGGGCGAACTCAGCACCTGCGTGGCTTTGGCCGGTCAACACAATGTGCGCAACGCTTTGGCCGCAGCTGCTTGCGCCCTAGCCAGCGGCGTATCGCTTGCGGCTGTGGACCAGGGTTTAAAAGCCTTTAAGGCAGTAAGTGGTCGCTCACGCGCTGCGTTGTTGCGACGCGGCGCGCAAACCGTAGGCCTGGTCGATGACACCTACAACGCCAACCCAGACTCTGTGCAAGCCGCCCTGTCTGTGTTGGCTGCCATGCCTGCACCACGCTGGCTGGTATTGGGCGACATGGGCGAGGTAGGCGAGCAAGGTCTGGCTTACCACCAGGAGGTGTTGCAAACAGCACTCGGCGCAGGCATTGAACGTATAGACGTGGCGGGCGACTGGTGGCAGCAAGTGGTGCAGCAAGCAGGCCCAACCCAGTCGCTTGTGCAGTGGCATGCCAACGTCGATGAACTCGCCAAGGCCGCACCGCAGCTGGGTGGGCAAGCAGCCAGTGTGCTGGTGAAAGGTTCACGCTTTATGCGCATGGAGCGCGTGGTGCAAAGCCTGGAACACGCGTGGCCCACCGAAGGCCCGGCAGATACAGAACAACAGGAAGGAGCGGCTCATGCTGCTTAA